In a genomic window of Comamonadaceae bacterium OTU4NAUVB1:
- the gatA gene encoding Asp-tRNA(Asn)/Glu-tRNA(Gln) amidotransferase subunit GatA: MSDIQTKPELHAMSVAGLARALAAREVSAVEAAGHFLARIHADEALGAFVAVDDEATLAQARAADARIAAGDAPALAGVPIAHKDIFATTGFPTTAGSRMLAGYRSPFDATVVRRLAEAGTVTLGKLSCDEFAMGSANENVAVPAAGHDRAVPVRNPWDRDRIPGGSSGGSAAAVAARLAPAATGTDTGGSIRQPASFCGITGIKPTYGRASRYGMVAFASSLDQAGPMARSAEDCALLLSAMCGPDPDRDSTSLDRPAEDFSRALGDSLDGLRIGVPAEFLGEGVAPGVRAAVDAALAAYERLGAKRVAVTLPRTELSIPVYYILAAAEASSNLSRFDGVKFGHRAAQYKDLADMYARTREEGFGDEVKRRIMIGTYVLSHGYYDAYYLQAQKVRRLIADDFQQAFAQCDVIAGPVAPTVAWKLGEHGDDPVADYLADIFTLPASLAGLPGMSVPAGFAEHGMPVGLQLIGDYFGESRLLNAAHRFQQATDWHTRAPKGV, translated from the coding sequence CGACGAGGCCCTGGGCGCCTTCGTGGCCGTCGACGACGAAGCCACGCTCGCCCAGGCGCGCGCCGCCGACGCGCGCATCGCCGCCGGCGACGCACCGGCGCTCGCCGGCGTGCCGATCGCGCACAAGGACATCTTCGCCACCACCGGCTTCCCCACCACCGCCGGCTCGAGGATGCTCGCGGGCTACCGCTCGCCGTTCGACGCCACCGTGGTGCGCCGCCTGGCCGAGGCCGGGACCGTCACGCTGGGCAAGCTCAGCTGCGACGAGTTCGCCATGGGCTCGGCCAACGAGAACGTCGCGGTGCCCGCCGCCGGCCACGACCGCGCCGTGCCGGTGAGGAACCCCTGGGACCGCGACCGCATCCCCGGCGGCTCCTCGGGGGGCAGCGCCGCCGCCGTCGCCGCGCGCCTCGCGCCGGCGGCCACCGGCACCGACACCGGCGGCTCGATCCGCCAGCCGGCGTCGTTCTGCGGCATCACCGGCATCAAGCCGACCTACGGCCGGGCCTCGCGCTACGGCATGGTCGCCTTCGCCTCCAGCCTCGACCAGGCCGGCCCGATGGCGCGCTCGGCCGAGGACTGCGCGCTCTTGCTGTCGGCCATGTGCGGACCCGACCCGGACCGCGACTCGACCTCGCTCGACCGGCCGGCCGAGGACTTCTCGCGCGCGCTCGGCGACTCGCTCGACGGCCTGCGCATCGGCGTGCCGGCGGAGTTCCTGGGCGAGGGCGTCGCCCCCGGCGTGCGCGCGGCCGTCGACGCCGCGCTGGCCGCGTACGAGCGCCTGGGCGCGAAGCGCGTGGCCGTCACGCTGCCGCGCACCGAGCTGTCGATCCCCGTCTACTACATCCTGGCCGCGGCCGAGGCGTCGAGCAACCTGAGCCGCTTCGACGGCGTCAAGTTCGGCCACCGCGCGGCGCAGTACAAGGACCTGGCCGACATGTACGCCCGCACGCGCGAGGAAGGCTTCGGCGACGAGGTCAAGCGCCGCATCATGATCGGCACCTACGTGCTCTCCCACGGCTACTACGACGCCTACTACCTGCAGGCGCAGAAGGTACGCCGCCTGATCGCCGACGACTTCCAGCAGGCCTTCGCGCAGTGCGACGTGATCGCCGGCCCGGTCGCGCCGACGGTGGCCTGGAAACTCGGCGAGCACGGCGACGACCCCGTGGCCGACTACCTGGCCGACATCTTCACCCTGCCCGCCTCGCTCGCCGGCCTGCCCGGCATGAGCGTGCCGGCGGGCTTCGCCGAGCACGGCATGCCCGTGGGCCTGCAGCTCATCGGCGACTACTTCGGCGAATCGCGGCTGCTCAACGCGGCCCACCGCTTCCAGCAGGCGACCGACTGGCACACCCGCGCCCCGAAGGGCGTCTGA
- the gatB gene encoding Asp-tRNA(Asn)/Glu-tRNA(Gln) amidotransferase subunit GatB has protein sequence MTDSSLNTFEAQQQGRPTGPLVRGYEVVIGFETHAQLSTASKIFSRASTAFGAEPNTQACAVDMALPGTLPVMNRGAVERAIRLGLALGSTIAPRSVFARKNYFYPDLPKGYQISQFEIPVVQGGAVSFFVGDEPRTVRLVRAHLEEDAGKSLHEDFVGQSGIDLNRAGTPLLEIVTEPDMRSTAEAVAYARELHKLVTWIGICDGNMQEGSFRCDANVSVRKPGERLGTRREIKNLNSFKFMQQAIDYEIRWQIEELEDGRAVQQATVLFDPDTGETRAMRTKEDAADYRYFPDPDLPPLVIAPEWIERVRGEMPELPRAMAERYVQSHGLSAYDAAQLTQSVALARYFDAVVDAGATPKLASNWIQGEISKRLNAQEIGIERTPVSADQLAGLIGRIADGTISNNAARQLLDALWKAGSVTTASAHVADSDDVLVATANIESIDAMIDRLGLRQMNDSSALESIVDEVLAKNEKNIAEYRAGKDKAFNALVGQVMKASQGKANPAQVNALLKARLDG, from the coding sequence ATGACCGATTCCTCCCTGAACACCTTCGAAGCGCAGCAGCAGGGCCGGCCGACCGGCCCCCTGGTGCGCGGCTACGAAGTCGTCATCGGCTTCGAGACACACGCCCAGCTCTCCACCGCCAGCAAGATCTTCAGCCGCGCGTCCACCGCCTTCGGCGCCGAACCCAACACGCAGGCCTGCGCCGTCGACATGGCGCTGCCGGGCACGCTGCCGGTGATGAACCGGGGGGCGGTCGAACGCGCGATCCGGCTCGGCCTCGCGCTGGGCTCGACCATCGCGCCGCGCAGCGTCTTCGCGCGCAAGAACTACTTCTATCCCGACCTGCCCAAGGGCTACCAGATCAGCCAGTTCGAAATTCCCGTGGTGCAGGGCGGCGCGGTGAGCTTCTTCGTCGGCGACGAGCCCCGGACCGTGCGCCTGGTGCGCGCGCACCTGGAGGAGGACGCGGGCAAGTCGCTGCACGAGGACTTCGTCGGCCAGTCGGGCATCGACCTGAACCGCGCCGGCACGCCGCTGCTGGAGATCGTGACCGAGCCCGACATGCGCTCCACCGCCGAGGCCGTGGCCTATGCGCGCGAACTGCACAAGCTCGTGACCTGGATCGGCATCTGCGACGGCAACATGCAGGAAGGCAGCTTCCGCTGCGACGCCAACGTGTCGGTGCGCAAGCCCGGCGAGCGGCTGGGCACGCGCCGCGAGATCAAGAACCTCAACAGCTTCAAGTTCATGCAGCAGGCGATCGACTACGAGATCCGCTGGCAGATCGAGGAACTGGAGGACGGCCGCGCCGTCCAGCAGGCCACCGTGCTGTTCGACCCCGACACGGGCGAGACGCGCGCCATGCGCACCAAGGAGGACGCGGCCGACTACCGCTACTTCCCCGACCCGGACCTGCCGCCGCTGGTGATCGCGCCGGAATGGATCGAGCGCGTGCGCGGCGAGATGCCGGAACTCCCCCGGGCGATGGCCGAGCGCTACGTGCAATCCCACGGCCTGTCCGCGTACGACGCGGCGCAGCTCACGCAGAGCGTCGCGCTGGCGCGCTATTTCGATGCCGTGGTGGACGCCGGCGCGACGCCCAAGCTGGCGAGCAACTGGATCCAGGGCGAGATCTCCAAACGGCTCAACGCGCAGGAGATCGGCATCGAACGGACGCCGGTGAGCGCCGACCAGCTGGCCGGGCTCATCGGTCGCATCGCCGACGGCACCATTTCCAACAATGCCGCGCGCCAGCTGCTCGACGCGCTCTGGAAGGCGGGCTCGGTGACCACCGCCTCAGCCCATGTCGCAGACAGCGACGACGTTCTGGTGGCCACTGCCAACATCGAATCGATCGACGCCATGATCGACCGCCTCGGCCTGCGGCAGATGAACGACAGCAGCGCCCTCGAATCGATCGTCGACGAGGTGCTCGCGAAGAACGAGAAGAACATCGCCGAGTACCGCGCCGGCAAGGACAAGGCCTTCAACGCGCTGGTCGGCCAGGTCATGAAGGCCAGCCAGGGCAAGGCCAATCCGGCGCAGGTCAATGCGCTGCTGAAGGCGCGGCTGGACGGTTGA